In a single window of the Streptomyces sp. HUAS ZL42 genome:
- a CDS encoding SPW_0924 family protein: MRALIAAATGLAVALALVFTLTALGSPTGKTSPKPLLTTVPAHP; this comes from the coding sequence ATGCGTGCCCTGATCGCCGCCGCCACCGGTCTCGCCGTCGCGCTCGCCCTGGTGTTCACCCTCACGGCCCTGGGCTCACCGACCGGCAAGACGTCACCGAAACCGCTGCTGACGACGGTGCCCGCACACCCGTAA
- the hrpB gene encoding ATP-dependent helicase HrpB produces MIRYDALDALPVRGALPALHDALEEHGTAVLVAPPGTGKTTLVPLALAGLLGEGPPRRVVVAEPRRIAARAAARRMAWLLGEKVGDSVGYTVRGERVVGRRARVEVVTTGVLLQRLQRDQELAGVDVVLLDECHERHLDADTVAAFLWDARETLRPELRLVAASATTDAQGWARLLGGAPVVEARGAAYGVEVIWAPPARPVRPPHGMWVDPALVAHVASVVRRALGERSGDVLCFLPGVGEIARVAGQLGDLGDVDVLQVHGRAPAAVQDAVLAPGQRRRVVLATAVAESSLTVPGVRVVVDSGLAREPRVDHARGLSALTTVRASQAALGQRTGRAGREAPGAAYRCWAQAEEARLPRFPSPEIKVADLTAFALQAACWGDPDATGLALLDPPPGGAMAAARSVLSAIGAVDSGGRATERGVRLARLGVHPRLGRALLDAGALVGADAAAEIVALLSEEAPREYGDDLADALRTARRGGDAYAGRWRAEVRRLRAAVATELSHPPNRDSGGWASAGEDGVVGLVVALAFPERVARREGDSCLMVSGTRADLGQGTGLRGAPWIAVAVADRPLGRGHARVRLGAVIDEDIARQTAGALREERDEVHWGEGDVVARRVERLGAVELAVRPVKDADPVLVRNALLEGLRREGLRLLRWSPEACVLRQRLAFLRLRLGEPWPDVSDDALHARVDDWLEPELGRARRRADLGRIDAGAALGRLLPWGSGEAARLDELAPERITVPSGSRVRIDYGDPGQPVLAVKLQEMFGLDRTPSVAGVPLLVHLLSPAGRPAAVTADLASFWKDGYKGVRAELRGRYPKHPWPEDPAAAEPTRHTNARLRR; encoded by the coding sequence GTGATCCGTTACGACGCCCTGGACGCGCTGCCCGTACGTGGCGCCCTGCCCGCCCTGCACGACGCTCTGGAGGAACACGGCACCGCCGTCCTCGTGGCGCCGCCCGGCACCGGCAAGACGACGCTGGTGCCGTTGGCGCTGGCGGGGCTGCTGGGCGAGGGCCCGCCCCGGCGTGTCGTCGTGGCCGAGCCGCGGCGGATCGCGGCGCGGGCGGCGGCCCGGCGAATGGCGTGGCTGCTCGGCGAGAAGGTCGGCGACAGCGTCGGGTACACGGTCCGCGGGGAGCGGGTGGTCGGGCGCCGTGCGCGCGTGGAGGTCGTCACGACCGGTGTGCTGCTGCAGCGGCTGCAGCGGGACCAGGAGTTGGCGGGCGTCGACGTGGTGCTGCTCGACGAGTGCCATGAGCGGCATCTGGACGCGGACACAGTTGCGGCGTTTCTGTGGGACGCACGGGAGACGCTGCGCCCGGAGCTGCGACTGGTGGCCGCGTCGGCGACGACCGACGCGCAGGGGTGGGCGCGGCTGCTGGGCGGGGCGCCGGTGGTCGAGGCGCGGGGGGCCGCGTACGGGGTCGAGGTGATCTGGGCTCCCCCGGCTCGTCCTGTTCGACCGCCGCACGGCATGTGGGTGGACCCGGCGCTTGTCGCACATGTGGCGTCCGTGGTGCGGCGGGCGTTGGGCGAGCGGTCGGGGGACGTGTTGTGCTTCCTGCCGGGCGTCGGCGAGATCGCGCGCGTCGCCGGGCAGCTGGGGGATCTGGGCGACGTCGACGTCCTTCAGGTGCACGGGCGGGCTCCTGCGGCGGTGCAGGACGCGGTGCTGGCGCCCGGGCAGCGGCGGCGGGTGGTCCTGGCGACCGCCGTGGCCGAGTCCTCGCTGACGGTGCCGGGCGTGCGGGTGGTCGTCGACTCGGGGCTGGCGCGGGAGCCGCGGGTGGACCACGCGCGCGGGCTGAGCGCGCTGACGACGGTACGGGCGTCGCAGGCGGCGTTGGGACAGCGGACGGGGCGGGCCGGACGTGAGGCGCCGGGTGCGGCGTACCGCTGCTGGGCGCAGGCCGAGGAGGCGCGTCTGCCTCGGTTCCCGTCCCCGGAGATCAAGGTGGCCGACCTGACGGCGTTCGCCCTGCAGGCGGCGTGCTGGGGCGATCCGGACGCGACCGGGCTGGCCCTGCTGGATCCGCCGCCGGGCGGGGCGATGGCGGCGGCGAGAAGTGTGTTGTCGGCGATCGGGGCGGTGGACTCCGGCGGACGCGCGACGGAGCGGGGTGTTCGGCTGGCGCGGCTGGGGGTGCATCCGCGGCTGGGGCGGGCGTTGCTCGACGCCGGCGCGCTTGTCGGGGCCGATGCGGCGGCCGAGATCGTGGCGCTGCTCAGTGAGGAGGCTCCACGGGAGTACGGGGACGACCTCGCAGACGCACTGCGGACCGCCCGGCGTGGAGGCGACGCCTATGCGGGGCGGTGGCGGGCGGAGGTACGGCGGCTGCGGGCGGCGGTCGCCACGGAGCTTTCCCACCCGCCCAACCGTGACTCGGGTGGGTGGGCGAGCGCCGGGGAGGACGGTGTCGTCGGGCTCGTGGTCGCGCTCGCCTTTCCCGAGCGGGTGGCCAGGAGGGAGGGCGATTCCTGTCTCATGGTCTCCGGCACCCGCGCCGATCTCGGCCAGGGCACCGGATTGCGCGGCGCGCCGTGGATCGCCGTTGCCGTGGCCGACCGGCCGCTCGGCAGGGGGCACGCGCGTGTGCGGCTCGGTGCCGTCATCGACGAGGACATCGCCAGGCAGACCGCCGGGGCACTGCGGGAGGAGCGGGACGAGGTCCACTGGGGCGAAGGGGACGTCGTCGCGCGGCGCGTCGAGCGGTTGGGTGCCGTCGAGCTCGCGGTGCGTCCGGTCAAGGACGCCGACCCCGTCCTCGTACGCAACGCGCTGCTCGAAGGGCTGCGAAGGGAGGGGCTGCGGCTGCTGCGGTGGTCGCCCGAGGCCTGCGTACTGCGGCAGCGGCTGGCGTTTCTGCGTCTGCGCCTCGGGGAGCCGTGGCCCGACGTCTCCGACGACGCGCTGCACGCGCGCGTGGACGACTGGTTGGAGCCGGAGTTGGGGCGGGCACGGCGGCGTGCCGATCTTGGCCGGATCGATGCCGGGGCCGCACTCGGACGGCTGCTGCCCTGGGGCTCCGGGGAGGCCGCGCGGCTCGATGAACTCGCCCCCGAGCGGATCACCGTGCCCAGTGGGTCCAGGGTGCGGATCGACTACGGCGATCCCGGGCAGCCCGTCCTCGCCGTGAAGCTGCAGGAGATGTTCGGGCTCGACCGGACCCCGTCCGTCGCCGGAGTGCCGCTGCTGGTGCATCTCCTCTCCCCCGCCGGGCGGCCCGCCGCCGTCACCGCCGACCTCGCCTCCTTCTGGAAGGACGGCTACAAGGGCGTACGGGCGGAGCTGCGTGGCCGGTATCCGAAGCATCCGTGGCCCGAGGATCCCGCCGCGGCCGAGCCGACGCGGCACACCAACGCGCGGCTCAGGCGGTGA
- a CDS encoding class I SAM-dependent methyltransferase, which yields MIQESESFESPFEDSAFEPEATRREAGVAESARANRGWWDRNADEYQIEHGTFLGDDRFVWGPEGLDEVEAELLGPPEELKGKDVLEIGAGAAQCSRWLAGQGARPVALDLSHRQLQHALRIGGGFPLVQADAGALPFADGSFDLACSAYGALPFVADPVLVLREVRRVLRPGGRFVFSVTHPIRWAFPDEPGPEGLSLSASYFDRTPYVEQDEEGRAVYVEHHRTLGDRVRDVVAAGFRLVDLVEPEWPAWNTAEWGGWSPLRGNLIPGTAIFVCERD from the coding sequence ATCATCCAAGAGTCCGAATCCTTCGAGTCCCCGTTCGAGGATTCCGCGTTCGAACCGGAGGCCACGCGACGTGAGGCCGGTGTCGCGGAGAGCGCCCGCGCCAACCGCGGTTGGTGGGACCGCAACGCGGACGAGTACCAGATCGAGCACGGCACCTTCCTGGGCGACGACCGCTTCGTGTGGGGACCGGAGGGCCTGGACGAGGTGGAGGCCGAGCTGCTCGGCCCGCCGGAGGAGCTGAAGGGCAAGGACGTCCTGGAGATCGGCGCCGGCGCGGCCCAGTGTTCGCGCTGGCTGGCCGGCCAGGGCGCCCGTCCCGTCGCCCTGGACCTCTCCCACCGGCAGCTCCAGCACGCGCTGCGCATCGGCGGCGGCTTCCCGCTCGTCCAGGCGGACGCGGGCGCACTGCCGTTCGCCGACGGCTCCTTCGACCTGGCCTGCTCGGCGTACGGGGCGCTGCCGTTCGTTGCGGACCCCGTGCTGGTGCTGCGGGAGGTGCGCCGGGTGCTGCGGCCGGGCGGCCGCTTCGTCTTCTCGGTGACGCACCCGATCCGCTGGGCGTTCCCCGACGAGCCCGGTCCCGAGGGGCTGAGCCTCTCGGCCTCGTACTTCGACCGCACTCCGTACGTCGAGCAGGACGAGGAGGGCCGCGCGGTCTACGTCGAGCACCACAGGACGCTGGGCGACCGCGTCCGGGACGTCGTGGCGGCGGGCTTCAGGCTGGTGGACCTGGTGGAGCCGGAGTGGCCCGCCTGGAACACGGCGGAGTGGGGCGGCTGGTCGCCGCTGCGGGGGAACCTGATCCCGGGGACGGCGATCTTCGTGTGCGAGCGGGACTGA
- a CDS encoding DUF3068 domain-containing protein, giving the protein MRRKTSLILLALAVFFATLSPMLRWYAFPRLAKIPANQYQDMVLEAKNATLLDYGTMTARKVPKVTIVQTLKGNVEASEKIERTAGRDVVVWDGLSYVQGPDGKMVSRIPERYIFDAHSQEPVHATGEMVDGDPVKREGIEFKWPFLTEKRDYEYFDAQARVTAPIHYKGTRNFRGVEVYYFEQTIPWTKVPFPRTMPVQGITRESVAKTGTTRWYTTVRRFWVEPLTGAPVYGEEIHQEELRGGTLLGGREKVTAFAGHVKMREDYIEHTVALVKSNRTLVLLMTSYLPWGFLVLGSLLLALSLYLEARGRRPADPAPTRSTEAEPVTA; this is encoded by the coding sequence ATGCGCCGCAAGACCAGCCTGATCCTGCTCGCCCTCGCCGTGTTCTTCGCGACGCTGTCCCCGATGCTGCGCTGGTACGCCTTCCCGCGCCTGGCCAAGATCCCGGCGAACCAGTACCAGGACATGGTCCTCGAGGCGAAGAACGCCACCCTCCTCGACTACGGCACGATGACCGCCCGCAAGGTCCCCAAGGTCACCATCGTGCAGACCCTCAAGGGCAATGTGGAGGCCTCCGAGAAGATCGAGAGGACGGCGGGCCGAGACGTGGTCGTGTGGGACGGGCTGTCCTACGTCCAGGGCCCCGACGGCAAGATGGTCTCCAGAATCCCCGAGCGTTACATCTTCGACGCCCACAGCCAGGAACCCGTCCACGCCACCGGCGAGATGGTCGACGGCGACCCGGTGAAACGGGAGGGCATCGAGTTCAAGTGGCCGTTCCTCACGGAGAAGAGGGACTACGAGTACTTCGACGCCCAGGCCCGCGTGACGGCCCCCATCCACTACAAGGGCACCCGGAACTTCCGCGGCGTCGAGGTCTACTACTTCGAGCAGACCATCCCCTGGACCAAGGTGCCGTTCCCCAGGACCATGCCCGTCCAGGGCATCACCCGGGAGTCGGTCGCCAAGACCGGCACCACCCGCTGGTACACCACCGTCCGCAGGTTCTGGGTCGAACCGCTCACCGGCGCCCCCGTGTACGGCGAGGAGATCCACCAGGAGGAACTGCGCGGTGGCACCCTGCTCGGCGGCCGCGAGAAGGTCACGGCGTTCGCCGGCCACGTGAAGATGCGCGAGGACTACATCGAGCACACGGTGGCCCTGGTCAAGTCGAACCGCACCCTCGTCCTGCTGATGACGTCGTACCTGCCGTGGGGCTTCCTGGTCCTCGGCTCCCTGCTGCTGGCCCTTTCGCTGTACCTCGAGGCGCGCGGCCGGCGCCCGGCCGACCCGGCGCCCACTCGATCCACGGAAGCCGAACCGGTCACCGCCTGA